The following proteins come from a genomic window of Anopheles ziemanni chromosome 3, idAnoZiCoDA_A2_x.2, whole genome shotgun sequence:
- the LOC131285588 gene encoding LOW QUALITY PROTEIN: tyrosine-protein phosphatase Lar-like (The sequence of the model RefSeq protein was modified relative to this genomic sequence to represent the inferred CDS: inserted 1 base in 1 codon), with protein MKPDCKPNSYFIVKHGSSIVNTTDTSVIFNILIPCKVYHFGIEEIRSYNITCLGPQCTLPPVCPVRADNSLDTNVRPQTIGPVRDLRSNTSLDKTVLLSWRPPTEGHKCIKEYLITWGSESKTIPAPSTFYYVNNLEPCMRYNFTVNTIDQSNDKGTPATIEDTVREENQLSEVTELELNEVEPRSLTVKWKAPVNGTYCVGSYRLAAWYNDPQTGEPITVFSNTTDDQHVTFGEVIACMTYTVQVIPISFSNKDGRNDIGSLKTNERTILSYHIEPIRALSIKARSFQLSIQLLGENNNNCLLVSVRFNCSKDGEVDPESQIVREFVISGNESFEGIVEPLVPFTSYECTAQIQNIAGWSDATPAYVFHTAEDVPESPRSLKLVGDRDSIAVAWKAPTVKNGVVVRYRIHVRMVEQKYPIPKICDPFEEYNETVDLRDEVEPEESRSWDGDEFEYTISRLSSFTLYTVQVAAATGAGVGSYTEPQDVITLPSVPEAVQNFAIEEIEGPELNQTYRSAVKLSWQLPCRLHGNLTRFVGRLYGTREEDGSPPHELTWNVGVQADEINNKYSYVEDRLKPEYNYTVSISVVVANVAEQSPETTISFQSPAGIPTINQTEDLLNVNVLDAPNPTNTARIVLGKINLTSDIGSIRYMALLISERGCREDPEPRTGLMNITGDIQWPETLDWHRVSNMHCVEQYQTTPAFWNPMNATSSTDAPIEYVVGTEQCKDGKTYCNGPLKPXYALIVRVFSNSSFSDTSLRSFRTASLYCESIQLGLIINTVAASLGLAFIGLLVLLILCWY; from the exons ATGAAACCCGACTGTAAACCAAATAGTTACTTCATCGTTAAACATGGTTCAAGCATAGTAAATACTACGGATACTTCCGTCATTTTCAACATCTTGATACCATGCAAAGTGTACCATTTTGGCATAGAAGAAATTAGAAGCTATAACATCACA TGTTTGGGACCTCAATGTACTCTACCTCCAGTGTGTCCGGTTCGGGCAGATAATTCCTTGGACACCAACGTCAGACCCCAAACCATTGGCCCGGTACGTGACCTACGATCAAATACAAGCCTGGATAAAACCGTCCTACTGAGTTGGAGGCCTCCGACAGAGGGACATAAATGTATCAAAGAATACCTCATCACGTGGGGATCCGAAAGTAAAACGATTCCTGCACCGAGCACGTTTTACTATGTGAATAATCTGGAACCTTGTATGCGCTACAATTTCACGGTGAACACGATCGACCAAAGCAATGATAAAGGCACACCGGCAACCATCGAGGACACTGTGCGTGAAGAGAATCAACTTTCCGAGGTGACGGAATTGGAGCTGAACGAGGTGGAACCACGCTCCTTGACTGTCAAGTGGAAAGCTCCCGTCAATGGGACATACTGTGTGGGATCGTACCGATTGGCAGCGTGGTACAACGATCCTCAAACCGGCGAGCCGATAACGGTCTTCTCGAACACCACCGACGATCAGCATGTCACCTTTGGCGAGGTGATAGCTTGCATGACCTACACGGTACAAGTGATACCGATATCTTTCAGCAACAAGGATGGCAGGAATGATATTGGCTCGctgaaaacgaacgaacgaacgattcTTTCTTACCACATAGAACCGATTCGGGCGTTGTCGATCAAGGCTCGCAGTTTTCAACTTTCCATCCAACTGCTCGGCGAGAATAATAACAACTGTTTACTGGTCAGCGTGCGTTTTAACTGCAGCAAGGATGGTGAAGTTGATCCAGAGTCTCAG ATTGTTAGAGAGTTCGTTATAAGCGGTAATGAGAGCTTCGAAGGCATCGTTGAACCTTTGGTGCCCTTTACGTCGTACGAATGCACTGCCCAAATCCAGAATATTGCTGGTTGGTCTGATGCAACCCCTGCTTATGTGTTTCATACGGCAGAAGAtg TTCCCGAAAGCCCCAGATCTCTGAAGCTCGTTGGTGATCGTGATTCGATCGCAGTCGCATGGAAAGCACCCACCGTGAAGAATGGAGTCGTTGTAAGATACAGAATTCACGTGCGTATGGTCGAGCAAAAGTATCCCATTCCGAAGATCTGCGATCCGTTTGAGGAGTACAACGAAACCGTTGACTTGCGTGATGAAGTTGAGCCAGAGGAGTCGCGCAGTTGGGACGGAGATGAGTTTGAGTACACGATCTCCAGATTGAGTTCGTTCACGCTGTACACCGTGCAGGTTGCGGCAGCGACTGGGGCAGGCGTTGGTTCGTACACCGAGCCGCAGGATGTGATCACCCTTCCCAGTGTACCGGAAGCCGTGCAGAACTTTGCCATAGAGGAAATAGAGGGCCCAGAGCTGAACCAGACGTACCGATCGGCGGTGAAACTTTCCTGGCAACTTCCATGTCGATTGCATGGGAATCTGACCCGTTTCGTTGGCCGATTGTATGGTACGCGGGAAGAGGATGGATCTCCGCCACATGAACTGACGTGGAATGTTGGGGTTCAAGCGGATGAGATTAATAACAAGTACTCGTACGTCGAAGATCGACTCAAGCCCGAATACAACTATACGGTTTCGATAAGCGTAGTAGTGGCCAATGTTGCTGAACAGAGTCCAGAAACAACTATTTCCTTTCAATCTCCGGCCGGAA TTCCCACTATCAATCAGACGGAAGATTTGCTCAATGTGAATGTTCTCGATGCGCCCAACCCGACCAACACCGCCAGGATAGTTCTAGGAAAGATAAATCTTACATCAGATATCGGTAGTATTCGCTACATGGCTTTGCTGATATCGGAACGGGGTTGTCGAGAAGATCCCGAACCTAGAACTGGTTTAATGAACATCACCGGAGATATCCAGTGGCCAGAAACCCTAGATTGGCATCGGGTGAGCAACATGCATTGCGTTGAACAATACCAGACGACTCCCGCATTTTGGAACCCAATGAATGCAACATCCAGTACCGACGCCCCAATCGAGTACGTGGTTGGCACGGAGCAGTGCAAAGATGGCAAGACATATTGCAACGGTCCACTGAAAC AGTACGCGTTGATTGTGAGAGTTTTCTCAAACAGCAGCTTCAGCGATACTTCCTTGCGGTCCTTCCGTACAGCGAGTCTGTACTGCGAGTCTATTCAGCTGGGATTGATCATAAACACGGTCGCCGCATCTTTAGGGTTGGCCTTCATCGGTTTGCTTGTGTTGTTAATACTTTGTTGGTATTAa
- the LOC131285589 gene encoding receptor-type tyrosine-protein phosphatase H-like, producing the protein MVDVNNITRTCKSNPAATNHSSKCLGPECTLPPVCSIRADNSLNSNIKPQTIGPVRDLRSSTSLDKTVLLSWRPPIEGHECIKEYLITWGSESETIPAPSTFYYVTDLEPCMRYNFTVNTIDQSNDKGTPATIEDTVREENQLSEVTELELNEVEPRSLTVKWKAPVNGTYCVGSYRLAAWYNDPQTGEPITVFSNTTDDQHVTFGEVIACMTYTVQVIPISFSNKDGRNDIGTLKTKERTILSYHIEPIRALSIKARSLQLSTQLLGENNNNCLLVSVRFSCSKDGEIDPESQIVREFVISGNESFEGIVEPLVPFTSYECTAQIQNIAGWSDATPAYVFHTAEDVPESPRSLKLVGDRDSIAVAWKAPTVKNGVVVRYRIHVRMVEQKYPIPKICDSFEEYNETVDLRDEVEPEESRSWDGDQFEYTITRLSPFTLYTVQVAAATGAGVGSYTEPQDVVTLPSVPEAVQNFAIAEIEGPELNQTNRSAVKLSWQLPCRLHGNLTGFVGRLYGTREEDGSPPHELTWNVGVQANEINDTYFYVEDRLKPEYIYTVSISVEVADVAEQSPETTISFQSPAGITVAVVLLAVWLKPYCSKQWCRENNALQKKETSGISVKKFRGQYAQIYESNQQGKIKDEYESIVQYQDHNFNATARSGIANDSKNRYDDILPFDFNRVQLETEESDEGIPRDYINASFIDGYTNRREYIATQGPFEETCYDFWRMVFQYDVESIVMLIQPSGEDKNKCCQYYPLLNRNMEYEDIEVRCTQEINLSFYCRRKFTVYKGNVSKIVSQYHFLDWLTQGCPTSPSNLIDFIKIVRRERKNNAIPLVVHCSAGVGRTGTFIALDIILQRMEKEQQICVYSTVKELRRKRVHMVQTLDQYAFLYRCCLDFTANKDLKG; encoded by the exons ATGGTAGACGTGAATAATATTACCAGAACTTGTAAATCAAATCCAGCCGCAACCAATCATTCGTCAAAATGTTTGGGACCTGAATGTACTCTACCTCCAGTGTGTTCGATTCGGGCAGATAATTCCTTGAACTCCAACATCAAACCTCAAACCATTGGCCCTGTGCGTGATCTGCGTTCTAGTACAAGCCTGGATAAAACTGTCCTACTGAGTTGGCGGCCTCCGATAGAGGGACATGAATGTATCAAAGAATACCTCATCACATGGGGATCTGAAAGTGAAACGATTCCTGCACCGAGCACGTTTTACTATGTGACTGATCTGGAACCTTGTATGCGCTACAATTTCACCGTGAACACGATCGACCAAAGCAATGACAAAGGCACACCGGCAACCATCGAGGACACTGTTCGTGAAGAGAATCAACTTTCCGAGGTGACGGAATTGGAGCTGAACGAGGTTGAACCACGCTCCTTGACCGTCAAGTGGAAAGCTCCCGTCAATGGAACATACTGTGTGGGATCATACCGATTGGCAGCGTGGTACAATGATCCTCAAACTGGCGAACCGATTACTGTCTTCTCGAACACCACCGACGATCAGCATGTCACCTTTGGCGAGGTGATAGCTTGCATGACCTACACGGTACAAGTGATACCGATATCCTTCAGCAACAAGGATGGCAGGAATGATATTGGCACGCTGAAAACGAAGGAACGAACGATTCTTTCTTATCATATAGAACCGATCCGCGCGTTGTCCATCAAGGCTCGCAGTTTGCAACTTTCCACCCAACTGCTCGGCGAGAATAATAACAACTGTTTACTGGTCAGCGTGCGTTTTAGCTGCAGCAAGGATGGTGAAATTGATCCAGAGTCTcag ATTGTGAGAGAGTTCGTTATTAGCGGTAATGAGAGCTTCGAAGGTATCGTTGAACCGTTGGTGCCCTTTACGTCGTACGAATGCACTGCCCAAATCCAGAATATTGCCGGTTGGTCTGATGCAACCCCTGCTTATGTGTTTCATACGGCGGAAGATG TTCCCGAAAGCCCCAGATCTCTGAAGCTCGTTGGTGATCGTGATTCGATCGCAGTCGCATGGAAAGCACCCACCGTGAAGAATGGAGTCGTTGTAAGATACAGAATTCATGTGCGTATGGTCGAGCAAAAGTATCCCATTCCGAAGATCTGCGATTCGTTTGAGGAGTACAACGAAACCGTTGACTTGCGCGATGAAGTTGAGCCGGAGGAGTCGCGCAGTTGGGACGGAGATCAGTTTGAGTACACGATCACCAGATTGAGTCCGTTCACGCTGTACACCGTACAGGTTGCTGCAGCGACTGGGGCAGGCGTTGGTTCGTACACCGAGCCGCAAGATGTGGTCACCCTTCCCAGCGTACCGGAAGCCGTGCAGAATTTTGCCATAGCGGAAATAGAGGGCCCAGAGCTAAACCAGACGAACCGATCGGCGGTAAAACTTTCCTGGCAACTTCCATGTCGGTTGCATGGGAATCTGACAGGTTTCGTTGGCCGATTGTATGGTACGCGGGAAGAGGATGGATCTCCGCCACATGAACTGACGTGGAATGTTGGGGTTCAAGCGAATGAGATTAATGACACGTACTTTTACGTCGAGGATCGACTCAAGCCCGAATACATTTATACGGTTTCGATAAGCGTAGAAGTGGCCGATGTGGCTGAACAGAGTCCAGAAACAACTATCTCCTTTCAATCTCCGGCCGGAA TTACGGTAGCCGTAGTCCTACTTGCCGTTTGGCTCAAACCGTATTGTTCCAAGCAGTGGTGCAGGGAAAACAATGCCctccaaaaaaaggaaaccagcgGTATTTCTGTGAAAAAATTCCGTGGTCAGTATGCACAGATTTACGAGTCCAACCAACAAGGTAAGATAAAGGACGAGTATGAGTCAATCGTCCAATACCAGGACCACAACTTCAATGCGACCGCCAGGAGCGGTATTGCTAACGATTCAAAAAACCGATACGACGATATATTACCGTTCGATTTCAACCGAGTGCAGCTTGAAACCGAAGAATCTGACGAAGGCATTCCTAGAGACTACATTAACGCGTCCTTCATTGATGGTTATACGAATCGGCGTGAGTACATCGCCACGCAGGGTCCGTTCGAGGAGACGTGTTATGATTTCTGGAGGATGGTGTTCCAGTACGACGTTGAATCGATCGTCATGCTTATTCAACCGAGCGGTGAGGATAAGAACAAGTGCTGTCAGTATTATCCGCTCCTCAATCGAAACATGGAATATGAAGACATCGAAGTGAGATGTACACAAGAGATAAATTTATCCTTCTATTGCAGGCGAAAGTTCACTGTATACAAG GGAAATGTATCGAAGATAGTGTCCCAGTACCATTTCCTTGACTGGCTTACTCAGGGCTGTCCCACAAGCCCTTCGAATCTGATCGATTTCATCAAGATCGTTCGAagggaacgaaaaaacaacGCCATACCGCTAGTGGTGCATTGCAGCGCCGGAGTGGGTCGTACCGGAACCTTCATTGCATTGGACATCATTCTGCAAAGGATGGAAAAGGAGCAGCAAATTTGTGTATATTCTACCGTAAAAGAACTGCGACGAAAGCGCGTCCATATGGTTCAAACGCTGGACCAGTACGCTTTTCTCTACCGATGTTGTTTGGACTTTACTGCCAACAAAGACTTGAAAGGTTAG